A genomic window from Candidatus Lokiarchaeota archaeon includes:
- a CDS encoding CoA-binding protein, whose translation MIDVANNNTDEIDVFFNARSVAIYGASQSPNSVGQAIVQNFIKPQYTGKVYAVNPKYDQVLGVPCFPNLQEIPGPVDLVVVAVPARIAPRVFEDIGKKGSKAAIVISGGFSETGEKGAQLENEIVDIAQKYGIRIIGPNCVGVIDTQTNVDTFFLPEYRCGRPKPSNVANISLVSQSGAFAAAIADWTSELGLGISKIISLGNKCDVDDDDLLSYLAEDDSTQVICYYTEGYDKMGGRSFYRHAKEITHHKPVIVCKSGRGERAKRAASSHTGSIAGSDNIADAAYKQSGIIRADNFEYMFDMAKGLAMQPAAKGDRVLIVTNGGGLGVMTTDALEAIGLAIPPPSPELHEKLNERLPGYCAIGNPIDVVGDSDSSRYDIAFEEAISSGEYDIIVVGMLLQTPSLGMDITNVIANHQRQSEFPFVVVSMGGAFTTKAGEVMELMGCPTYATGEKAALAAKALAEFGEVKFGDEFNKTVDA comes from the coding sequence GTGATTGATGTGGCAAACAACAATACTGATGAAATTGATGTCTTCTTCAACGCTAGAAGTGTTGCAATTTATGGCGCTTCTCAGTCACCAAATAGCGTTGGACAGGCAATAGTCCAGAATTTCATAAAACCGCAGTATACTGGAAAAGTGTACGCTGTTAATCCGAAGTATGATCAAGTACTCGGTGTTCCTTGCTTTCCCAACCTACAAGAGATACCAGGCCCTGTCGATCTCGTTGTAGTAGCTGTACCCGCCCGAATAGCACCACGTGTTTTCGAAGATATTGGTAAGAAGGGATCAAAAGCTGCAATCGTAATTTCAGGCGGTTTCTCTGAGACTGGGGAGAAGGGGGCACAGTTAGAAAACGAGATTGTCGATATCGCACAGAAGTATGGGATTCGCATAATCGGGCCCAATTGTGTTGGTGTTATTGACACGCAAACAAATGTCGATACATTCTTCTTACCAGAATACCGGTGCGGTAGGCCAAAACCAAGTAACGTCGCCAATATTTCGCTTGTCTCCCAGTCAGGCGCATTCGCAGCTGCAATTGCAGACTGGACATCAGAACTAGGACTAGGGATTAGCAAGATTATCAGTTTGGGGAACAAATGCGATGTCGATGATGACGATCTCCTTTCCTACCTCGCTGAGGATGATTCAACACAGGTCATCTGTTACTACACCGAAGGCTATGATAAAATGGGAGGGCGTTCCTTCTACAGACATGCAAAAGAGATTACTCATCACAAGCCAGTAATCGTTTGTAAGTCAGGTAGAGGTGAAAGAGCCAAACGTGCCGCCAGCTCCCACACTGGTTCAATTGCAGGATCAGATAACATTGCAGATGCGGCGTATAAGCAATCCGGTATTATCCGCGCAGACAACTTCGAGTACATGTTTGATATGGCAAAAGGATTGGCAATGCAACCAGCCGCTAAAGGTGATCGGGTCCTCATAGTAACTAACGGCGGAGGCCTGGGCGTAATGACCACAGATGCTCTTGAGGCAATTGGATTGGCTATTCCACCACCATCCCCAGAATTGCATGAGAAATTGAACGAAAGGCTACCCGGCTACTGTGCCATAGGTAACCCAATTGATGTTGTAGGGGATTCGGATTCTAGCCGGTATGATATCGCATTTGAGGAGGCCATCAGTAGCGGCGAGTATGATATCATTGTTGTAGGGATGTTGCTACAAACACCGAGTCTCGGCATGGATATCACCAACGTAATAGCAAATCACCAACGCCAATCAGAATTCCCGTTTGTTGTAGTGTCAATGGGCGGGGCTTTTACGACGAAAGCAGGCGAGGTAATGGAATTAATGGGTTGCCCCACATATGCCACAGGAGAAAAAGCAGCACTGGCAGCTAAGGCACTTGCCGAGTTTGGAGAAGTCAAATTCGGCGATGAATTCAATAAGACTGTAGATGCCTGA
- a CDS encoding 50S ribosomal protein L35ae has translation MLKGRKGVVTSYRRGKHKQHTNQVLLKFQEIDSRSTASALIGRGVKWTSPKGKEIQGKIVGVHGNNGVVRASFRRNLPGQAIGTGVQLK, from the coding sequence ATGCTAAAGGGTCGAAAAGGCGTTGTAACTAGCTACAGAAGAGGCAAACATAAGCAGCATACAAACCAAGTTCTTCTAAAGTTTCAGGAAATAGATTCTAGATCTACAGCTTCGGCTCTTATTGGCCGCGGAGTAAAATGGACGTCCCCGAAGGGAAAGGAAATCCAAGGAAAAATCGTGGGCGTTCATGGAAACAATGGTGTTGTCCGCGCAAGTTTCAGGAGGAACCTCCCCGGGCAAGCAATAGGAACTGGCGTTCAACTGAAATAG
- a CDS encoding radical SAM protein, with product MTFRILEEGQEILESPFEYTMPLMEEAFESRLSRFGNDLLCYSPTAYPYKIDSHEQSNRFNYPSLSVTGLSCSLMCEHCKGRLLNGMKPTVTPEELMSECKKISERGGEGALISGGSDPSGHVPINQFGEAIAYAKKELGLKVVVHTGLVTEDTALMLKKADVDAVMLDIIGSSDVAEQVYHIDNAPEKMIESLRMLNNFKIPTAPHILVGLNYGKLGGELEALDMIAGFSPAALVIIVLSPVRNTPMEEVTPPAPEVVGKILTIARLGLEQIPLLLGCARPLGDHKIQTDKLAIQAGVNGIALPSQEGVDFAKEKGLHPVFLDVCCTLAYQWLS from the coding sequence TTGACCTTTAGGATATTAGAGGAAGGACAAGAGATTCTTGAATCCCCATTTGAATACACTATGCCACTTATGGAAGAAGCTTTTGAATCACGACTGAGTCGCTTTGGCAATGACCTTCTCTGCTATAGTCCTACTGCTTATCCTTACAAGATAGATAGTCACGAACAATCAAATCGGTTTAATTATCCCTCACTTAGTGTAACCGGCTTATCATGTTCACTAATGTGTGAACATTGTAAGGGTCGATTGCTCAACGGTATGAAACCTACTGTGACTCCTGAGGAACTGATGTCTGAATGCAAGAAGATTAGTGAACGGGGCGGCGAGGGAGCGCTGATTAGTGGGGGCTCAGATCCCTCTGGACATGTACCCATTAATCAATTCGGTGAGGCAATTGCCTATGCAAAGAAGGAATTAGGACTGAAAGTCGTGGTTCATACAGGTCTTGTGACCGAGGATACAGCTCTTATGCTGAAGAAAGCGGATGTTGATGCTGTTATGCTTGATATCATCGGATCCTCAGATGTAGCAGAGCAGGTCTATCACATTGATAATGCACCAGAGAAAATGATTGAATCATTGCGAATGTTAAACAACTTTAAGATTCCTACTGCTCCTCATATTCTGGTTGGTTTGAATTATGGCAAACTTGGGGGTGAACTTGAGGCGCTGGACATGATTGCAGGCTTCTCACCCGCAGCTCTTGTGATAATTGTCCTCAGCCCTGTCCGGAATACCCCCATGGAAGAGGTTACGCCCCCAGCTCCAGAAGTTGTCGGAAAAATACTCACTATCGCAAGACTTGGTTTAGAACAAATTCCCCTCTTGCTAGGTTGTGCGAGACCCCTTGGAGACCATAAGATACAAACTGATAAATTGGCAATTCAGGCGGGTGTTAATGGAATTGCTTTGCCAAGCCAAGAGGGCGTAGATTTTGCCAAGGAAAAAGGACTACATCCAGTCTTCTTAGATGTCTGTTGTACCCTCGCATATCAATGGTTGTCTTGA
- the uppS gene encoding di-trans,poly-cis-decaprenylcistransferase, whose protein sequence is MNIAGPVYRLYEWWLNRQLDTENAPEHVGMILDGNRRYAREHGLDTPWYGHRKGAQKVMEVLKILWESGVKICTIYAFSLENFKRAEREVSEIMKIAREKFSEVVGNPDIHKHQVRIRAIGRVDLLPDEVAEAIQMAEEETKEYDKHILNVAIGYSGRAELVDAVKKIGREIKSGELSPEEIDENIVENHLYTNGIKDPDLIIRTSGEERLSGFLLWQSAYSELYFAQIYWPAVRRIDIWRALRAYEQRSRRYGR, encoded by the coding sequence ATGAATATCGCCGGACCAGTTTACCGACTGTATGAGTGGTGGCTGAATCGCCAGCTGGATACGGAGAATGCTCCAGAGCATGTTGGTATGATTCTTGATGGAAATAGAAGATATGCCAGAGAACATGGCCTCGATACACCATGGTATGGCCATCGAAAAGGCGCACAGAAAGTCATGGAAGTGCTCAAAATCCTCTGGGAATCTGGCGTCAAAATATGTACAATATATGCCTTCTCACTCGAGAATTTCAAAAGAGCCGAACGAGAAGTCAGCGAAATCATGAAGATAGCTCGTGAGAAATTCTCCGAGGTAGTTGGAAATCCTGATATCCACAAACACCAAGTTCGAATTCGGGCGATTGGCAGAGTCGATTTATTACCCGACGAAGTTGCTGAAGCTATACAAATGGCAGAAGAGGAAACGAAAGAGTATGATAAGCACATTCTCAATGTTGCTATAGGTTATTCTGGTAGAGCTGAACTCGTTGACGCAGTGAAGAAAATTGGTCGGGAGATTAAATCGGGGGAACTCTCACCTGAGGAAATTGATGAAAACATTGTTGAAAACCACCTTTACACCAATGGCATAAAGGATCCGGATTTGATAATACGAACCTCTGGAGAAGAGCGTTTGTCTGGTTTCCTGCTTTGGCAATCTGCCTACTCAGAGCTGTACTTTGCTCAAATATACTGGCCGGCAGTGCGGCGTATAGATATATGGCGTGCTCTACGAGCTTACGAACAGCGTTCCAGACGCTATGGCCGCTGA
- a CDS encoding gliding-motility protein MglA gives MRKDDKGRIHLKIVFYGPSLGGKTTALRWLYGKVEGLQKGDFTSIEDETNRTLFFDYVPMSAGGRVLFDVFTVAGQKRHRHQRKVVLQGTDGILFVADSSPDQRDENAESFEELKMFMGDALQREVPIVIMLNKRDLPNRMSRDEMLDVLGLGGNIPVYETIAIQGVGVKRAFQAIAREVILKRMYK, from the coding sequence ATGCGGAAGGACGATAAAGGTCGCATTCATCTGAAAATCGTATTCTATGGCCCAAGCCTAGGTGGAAAGACCACAGCACTACGATGGTTGTACGGTAAAGTTGAAGGACTACAAAAGGGTGATTTCACATCTATTGAAGATGAGACAAACCGAACACTCTTCTTCGACTATGTACCCATGAGTGCAGGCGGCCGGGTTCTGTTTGACGTATTTACAGTGGCTGGCCAAAAGCGACATCGGCATCAGAGAAAGGTCGTCCTCCAAGGTACCGATGGCATCCTCTTCGTTGCTGATTCATCTCCAGATCAGAGAGATGAGAACGCGGAGAGCTTTGAAGAGCTGAAGATGTTTATGGGCGATGCTTTACAGCGTGAGGTCCCCATAGTAATCATGCTCAACAAGAGAGATCTTCCAAACAGGATGTCACGAGACGAGATGCTCGATGTTTTAGGATTAGGCGGGAATATACCCGTGTATGAAACTATTGCTATACAGGGCGTTGGAGTTAAGAGGGCGTTCCAAGCTATAGCACGAGAGGTAATACTCAAGCGAATGTACAAGTAA
- a CDS encoding acetyl-CoA synthetase, translating to MKIAKEIFETAREEGRTFVLEHEAKRIMQEYDLPIPEFSTAATAEEAVKESKKIGYPVVLKILSKDVLHKSDAGGVKVNLNSDDEVKEAFQEIMENAKKYGKEQDHEVDLSRGVFISDFAEEGTEVIVGVTEDPQFGHALMFGLGGIFVEVLKDVTFRLIPLTEVDAREMVKEIKASKILEGVRGEPPRDVDALVEIIMAVSKMVEENPEISELDCNPTFVYAEGKGATVVDARILIEEEQN from the coding sequence TTGAAGATTGCAAAGGAGATATTCGAAACCGCGCGCGAAGAAGGAAGGACCTTCGTTTTGGAACACGAAGCCAAGAGAATCATGCAGGAGTATGATCTTCCAATACCTGAATTCAGTACGGCTGCAACAGCTGAGGAAGCTGTCAAGGAAAGCAAAAAGATAGGATATCCAGTAGTTTTGAAGATTCTATCAAAAGATGTACTCCATAAATCCGATGCGGGCGGAGTCAAAGTCAATTTGAATAGTGATGATGAGGTCAAAGAGGCCTTCCAAGAAATCATGGAGAATGCCAAGAAATATGGGAAAGAGCAAGACCACGAGGTGGATCTCAGCAGGGGCGTATTCATTTCAGACTTCGCAGAAGAAGGAACTGAAGTGATTGTAGGGGTTACAGAAGATCCCCAGTTTGGGCATGCACTGATGTTTGGCCTTGGGGGCATATTCGTAGAAGTCCTCAAGGACGTGACCTTCCGATTGATTCCGCTAACAGAAGTAGATGCACGCGAAATGGTCAAGGAGATAAAGGCCTCCAAGATTCTTGAAGGAGTTAGGGGTGAGCCTCCAAGGGATGTTGATGCCCTAGTTGAGATAATCATGGCAGTCTCTAAAATGGTAGAAGAGAATCCAGAGATATCGGAACTGGACTGCAACCCCACATTTGTGTACGCTGAAGGGAAAGGGGCCACGGTCGTGGATGCCCGGATTCTGATAGAGGAAGAACAGAACTAA